The following proteins are encoded in a genomic region of Dasypus novemcinctus isolate mDasNov1 chromosome 21, mDasNov1.1.hap2, whole genome shotgun sequence:
- the MIS12 gene encoding protein MIS12 homolog — protein MSVDPMTYEAQFFGFTPQTCMLRIYIAFQDYLFEVMQAVEQVILKKLDGIPDCEVSPVQIRKCTEKFLCFMKGRFDSLFGKMEQLFLQLILRIPPNILLPEDKSQEMHPCSEEEFLRLQKEIEQLQEKYKIELCTTQALLAELEEQKIVEDKLKQTLTLLDELENVGRDHGTADFRESLVSLVQNSRKLQNIRDNVEKEGKKLKIL, from the coding sequence atGTCTGTTGATCCAATGACTTATGAGGCCCAGTTCTTTGGCTTCACACCCCAGACCTGCATGCTTAGAATCTACATTGCATTTCAAGACTACCTATTTGAAGTGATGCAGGCTGTTGAACAGGTTATTTTGAAGAAACTGGATGGCATCCCAGACTGTGAAGTTAGCCCAGTCCAGATTCGTAAATGCACTGAGAAGTTTCTGTGCTTCATGAAAGGACGTTTTGATAGCCTTTTTGGCAAAATGGAGCAGCTGTTTTTGCAGTTGATTTTGCGTATTCCCCCAAATATCTTGCTTCCTGAAGATAAATCCCAGGAGATGCATCCTTGTAGTGAGGAAGAATTCCTGCGTCTCCAAAAGGAAATTGAACAATTACAAGAAAAATATAAGATTGAATTGTGTACTACTCAGGCCCTTCTTGCAGAATTAGAAGAGCAAAAAATTGTTGAGGACAAACTGAAACAGACATTGACTTTGCTTGATGAGCTTGAAAATGTTGGCAGAGATCATGGGACTGCTGATTTTAGAGAGAGTTTGGTGTCTCTGGTCCAGAACTctaggaaactacaaaacattcgaGACAATGTAGAAAAGGAAggcaaaaaactgaaaatattgtaA